One Pseudomonas sp. MH9.2 DNA segment encodes these proteins:
- a CDS encoding transporter substrate-binding domain-containing protein, producing MSKRLMDYLRLGAGVCLSINVQAAELASQNYTLLSRSSPSHMETRLDRAQWQWLQNKRELRLGTSAPDYPPFDMTGTGHDYEGFTADYAGILAHALDTPIKVQRFESRDAAIQALTEGQIDLLGSANGFEAEGKNITLSVPYAVDQPVLVTRVGENRPLTEGLAGLRLSMVYHYLPLKEVKALYPNAILQTYPSFQSAINAVAFNQADVFLGDTISTHYLINKRYLSNVQMANFGKHEADGFSFAMRSDDTQLLDVVNKTLKAIPIDERVSISKRWSAGSDVLLTDQKLQLTQREERWITRHPVVRVVINEAYAPLTFLDANGNFRGITADLLELVRLRTGLNFEIKRVQGMAEMMKQVIEGQADLIGAMIPSNERESQLSFSRPYLDTSFVLVTSTEPSSPAHLDQLAGKRLAVSRGSPTMPYLQREYPHISLVETDNPFRALDMLAQGQVQSAITSLPSANYFLSSQLFDDKLQMSDTVGDDQARISMATARNATELSSILDKALLSIAPEDMAVINNRWRTYAPPGTGYWRNYHQLIYQIVFGTGLLLLGSLAWNAYMRRQIKQRETAERALNDQFEFMRVLLNGTPHPIYVRDRNGLLQTCNDSYLEAFSTRREDVIGKSVMDGVLSSTLEAQEYAADYQRVMADGTPLILDRALQIGDRYLTIYHWTLPFRDSLGEVQGIIGGWIDISERRQLIEDLHAAKDLADDANRAKSTFLATMSHEIRTPMNAVIGMLELALKRADQGHLDRPAIEVAYNSARDLLELIGDILDIARIESGRLSLSPERANLRELVESVVRVFDGLARQKSLTLLLDFDSRINADVLLDPLRFKQIISNLISNAIKFTEQGQIKISLRIDDTSDSQQLHLTMGIQDSGIGISDDDQLRLFEPFAQADNSGQLARSGAGLGLVICRSLCEMMGGRLTLSSQPGKGTHVQVELTLTTLDQTQIIEQPIELRPNVSTPLNILVVDDHPANRLLLCQQLGFLGYRYEAAEQGAAGLQIWLDGHFDLIIADCNMPVMNGYDLTRAIRAHEQEKSRPRCTILGFTANAQPEEFLRCRNAGMDACLFKPISLTALHEELAKINPLPRRPRQNIFAAFSVDGLDMLTGGRPEMIQRLLAQLLLSSQEDRKELAATMANGNRQHLSDMAHKIKGAARIIQASEVIEHCEALEDACNEATSAEVITARHQAIDAAMIELEHALRAQQVDGK from the coding sequence ATGTCGAAGCGTTTAATGGATTATTTAAGGCTAGGCGCAGGTGTTTGCTTGAGCATTAATGTGCAGGCGGCTGAGCTTGCGTCCCAAAACTACACGTTGCTCAGTCGTTCCAGCCCCAGCCATATGGAGACCCGGCTGGACCGGGCTCAATGGCAGTGGCTGCAGAACAAACGTGAATTGAGGCTGGGCACTTCAGCCCCGGATTACCCGCCTTTTGACATGACCGGCACGGGGCACGATTACGAGGGATTTACCGCCGACTACGCAGGCATTCTTGCTCACGCGCTGGACACTCCGATCAAGGTCCAGCGCTTCGAATCCCGGGACGCGGCCATTCAAGCCCTGACTGAGGGGCAGATCGACCTTCTCGGCAGCGCCAATGGTTTCGAGGCCGAGGGCAAGAACATCACCCTGTCGGTGCCCTATGCCGTGGATCAGCCCGTGCTTGTAACCCGCGTGGGAGAAAACCGTCCACTCACCGAGGGCTTGGCCGGCTTGCGCTTGAGCATGGTTTACCACTATCTGCCGCTGAAGGAGGTCAAAGCGCTCTACCCGAACGCGATCTTGCAGACGTACCCCTCCTTTCAAAGTGCAATAAACGCGGTGGCATTCAACCAGGCAGACGTATTCCTCGGTGATACCATTTCGACCCACTACCTGATCAACAAGCGTTATCTGAGCAACGTGCAGATGGCCAACTTCGGGAAACATGAGGCTGACGGTTTCAGCTTCGCCATGCGCAGCGATGACACCCAACTGCTCGACGTGGTCAATAAGACACTGAAAGCAATCCCGATTGATGAACGGGTCAGCATTTCCAAACGCTGGAGCGCTGGCAGCGACGTGCTGCTCACCGATCAAAAGCTGCAATTGACCCAGCGCGAAGAGCGCTGGATTACCAGGCATCCGGTGGTGCGCGTCGTCATCAACGAGGCGTATGCGCCGTTGACGTTTCTGGACGCTAACGGCAACTTCCGCGGGATTACAGCCGATCTGCTTGAGCTGGTCCGACTGCGCACAGGTCTGAATTTCGAGATCAAACGCGTTCAGGGCATGGCCGAAATGATGAAACAGGTCATTGAGGGACAGGCCGATTTGATTGGCGCAATGATTCCCAGTAACGAGCGAGAAAGCCAACTCAGCTTCAGCCGCCCTTACCTGGACACCTCTTTTGTTCTGGTGACCAGCACAGAACCTTCCAGTCCAGCCCACCTGGATCAGCTTGCGGGCAAGCGCCTGGCCGTTAGCCGTGGCAGTCCGACCATGCCCTACCTTCAGCGCGAGTACCCACACATAAGCCTGGTGGAGACGGACAACCCCTTCCGGGCGCTGGACATGCTGGCCCAGGGACAGGTTCAAAGCGCAATTACCTCCCTACCCAGCGCCAACTATTTCCTGTCCTCGCAGCTGTTCGATGACAAATTACAGATGAGTGACACTGTCGGCGACGATCAGGCGCGTATCTCCATGGCAACCGCTCGCAATGCCACAGAGCTGAGTTCGATCCTCGATAAAGCATTATTGAGCATCGCCCCGGAAGACATGGCCGTAATTAACAATCGTTGGCGAACCTATGCCCCGCCAGGGACGGGTTACTGGCGCAATTACCATCAGCTGATTTATCAGATTGTGTTCGGCACTGGACTGTTGTTGCTAGGCTCGCTGGCCTGGAACGCCTACATGCGCCGCCAGATAAAACAGCGTGAAACGGCAGAACGCGCCTTGAATGACCAGTTCGAGTTCATGCGTGTCCTGCTCAATGGCACGCCTCACCCCATTTATGTTCGCGACCGTAACGGCCTGCTGCAAACCTGCAATGACAGCTACCTGGAGGCCTTCTCGACCCGACGCGAAGACGTCATCGGCAAAAGTGTCATGGACGGCGTATTGAGCAGTACGCTCGAGGCCCAGGAGTATGCCGCCGACTACCAACGGGTAATGGCCGACGGCACACCACTGATTCTTGATCGCGCGCTGCAGATTGGCGATCGCTACCTGACCATTTACCACTGGACCCTGCCCTTCCGGGACTCGCTGGGGGAGGTGCAAGGCATCATTGGTGGCTGGATTGACATCAGCGAGCGACGCCAACTGATCGAAGATCTACATGCCGCCAAGGACCTGGCCGATGATGCCAACCGCGCCAAAAGTACGTTTCTGGCGACCATGAGTCACGAAATCCGTACACCGATGAACGCCGTGATCGGGATGCTCGAACTGGCTCTCAAGCGTGCAGACCAAGGACATCTTGATCGTCCAGCCATTGAGGTCGCTTACAACTCGGCCAGAGACCTGCTGGAGCTGATCGGGGATATTCTCGATATCGCCAGGATAGAATCCGGTCGCCTCAGCCTGAGCCCCGAACGGGCCAATCTGCGGGAGCTAGTGGAGTCGGTGGTGCGCGTTTTCGACGGTCTGGCCCGCCAAAAGAGCCTGACCTTGCTACTGGACTTCGACAGTCGCATCAACGCCGACGTGCTGCTCGACCCGCTGCGCTTCAAACAGATTATTTCCAACCTGATCAGCAATGCGATCAAGTTCACTGAGCAGGGCCAAATCAAGATCAGCCTGCGCATCGATGACACCTCTGACTCGCAACAACTGCATTTGACTATGGGGATCCAGGACAGCGGCATCGGCATCAGCGATGACGATCAGCTGCGGCTGTTCGAGCCTTTTGCCCAAGCCGATAACTCCGGCCAACTGGCACGAAGCGGTGCGGGCCTGGGTCTGGTCATATGCCGCAGTCTGTGTGAAATGATGGGGGGCCGCTTGACCCTGAGCAGCCAGCCAGGGAAAGGCACACACGTCCAGGTTGAGTTGACCCTGACAACGTTGGATCAGACCCAGATCATCGAGCAACCTATTGAACTCCGGCCCAATGTCAGTACCCCATTGAATATCCTGGTGGTCGACGATCACCCCGCCAACCGGCTCTTGCTGTGCCAACAACTCGGGTTTCTGGGTTATCGCTATGAAGCCGCCGAACAAGGCGCTGCTGGCTTGCAAATCTGGTTGGACGGCCATTTCGATCTAATCATTGCCGACTGCAACATGCCCGTCATGAATGGCTATGACTTGACCCGCGCGATCCGCGCCCATGAGCAGGAAAAATCACGCCCTCGCTGCACCATTCTCGGGTTCACGGCCAACGCGCAACCCGAAGAGTTCCTGCGCTGCCGAAATGCCGGGATGGACGCCTGCCTGTTCAAACCCATTAGCCTGACGGCACTCCATGAGGAGCTGGCAAAAATAAATCCCCTGCCCCGGCGTCCGCGACAAAATATTTTTGCAGCCTTCAGTGTCGACGGCTTGGACATGTTGACCGGTGGGCGTCCGGAAATGATTCAACGCTTGCTCGCTCAGTTGCTTCTCAGCAGCCAGGAAGACCGCAAGGAACTCGCGGCGACCATGGCAAATGGCAATCGGCAGCACCTTAGTGACATGGCCCACAAAATCAAAGGCGCAGCCCGAATCATCCAGGCCAGCGAAGTGATCGAACATTGCGAAGCACTGGAAGATGCCTGTAACGAAGCAACGTCGGCCGAGGTCATCACAGCCCGTCATCAGGCGATCGACGCCGCCATGATCGAGCTTGAACACGCGTTGCGCGCACAACAGGTTGACGGCAAATGA
- a CDS encoding GNAT family N-acetyltransferase → MSEAQLKTFAAHSIAGYAQDIEQTYGLTPSLALEHATEGFNELLPDGLNTSDHHLFSLRASSGEDIGVLWFGIDSAYGIKKLFIYDLEIHPQARRCGHGKKTLEQVERWARARGIKRIELNVFAHNKAGLALYRMCGLDPHEMTLGKRVD, encoded by the coding sequence ATGAGCGAGGCGCAACTCAAGACCTTCGCTGCTCACTCGATTGCGGGTTATGCACAAGATATTGAGCAGACTTACGGGCTAACGCCCAGCCTCGCGCTGGAGCACGCTACCGAGGGCTTTAACGAGTTGCTTCCAGACGGGCTAAACACCTCCGACCATCACCTGTTCAGCTTAAGAGCCTCATCAGGTGAAGACATTGGTGTGCTTTGGTTCGGAATTGATTCAGCCTACGGGATCAAGAAGCTCTTCATTTATGACCTCGAGATCCACCCTCAAGCACGGCGGTGTGGTCACGGAAAAAAAACACTGGAACAGGTCGAGCGCTGGGCACGCGCCCGTGGGATCAAACGTATCGAGTTGAATGTATTTGCGCACAACAAAGCAGGGCTCGCGCTCTACCGCATGTGCGGACTTGATCCGCACGAAATGACCTTGGGCAAACGTGTGGACTGA